Proteins encoded in a region of the Flavobacterium sp. PMTSA4 genome:
- a CDS encoding NADH-quinone oxidoreductase subunit B yields MSTTKPNMVAPPEGVVGEGFFATKLNDVVGLARANSLWPLPFATSCCGIEFMATMASHYDLARFGSERVSFSPRQADMLMVMGTISKKMAPILRQVYEQMSEPRWVIAVGACASSGGVFDTYSVLQGIDKVIPVDVYVPGCPPRPEQIVDGVMQLQELVKNESVRRRNSPEYKELLASYNL; encoded by the coding sequence ATGAGTACTACAAAACCAAATATGGTTGCTCCGCCAGAAGGAGTTGTTGGCGAAGGTTTCTTTGCTACAAAATTAAATGACGTTGTTGGGTTAGCCCGAGCTAATTCTCTTTGGCCATTGCCTTTTGCAACATCTTGTTGTGGAATTGAATTTATGGCAACCATGGCATCACACTATGATTTAGCACGTTTTGGTTCAGAAAGAGTAAGTTTTTCTCCAAGACAAGCTGATATGTTAATGGTTATGGGAACTATTTCAAAAAAAATGGCTCCAATTCTTCGTCAAGTTTACGAACAAATGTCCGAACCACGTTGGGTAATTGCTGTTGGAGCTTGCGCAAGTTCTGGAGGTGTTTTTGATACGTATTCCGTTTTACAAGGAATTGACAAAGTAATTCCAGTAGATGTTTACGTTCCGGGTTGTCCACCAAGACCAGAACAAATTGTTGATGGTGTTATGCAACTTCAAGAGTTAGTAAAAAACGAATCAGTTAGAAGAAGAAATTCTCCAGAATATAAAGAACTTTTAGCTTCCTATAATTTATAA
- a CDS encoding cold-shock protein: MRTGTVKFFNESKGYGFITDDETGKDIFVHASGVQNNSLNEGDKVSYEEEEGRKGKIAAQVTPIED, from the coding sequence ATGCGAACAGGCACAGTAAAATTTTTTAACGAATCAAAAGGTTACGGGTTTATTACAGACGACGAAACTGGAAAAGACATTTTTGTACACGCGTCAGGTGTTCAAAACAACTCACTTAACGAAGGAGACAAAGTTTCTTACGAAGAAGAAGAAGGAAGAAAAGGTAAAATAGCGGCACAAGTTACCCCTATCGAAGACTAA
- a CDS encoding NADH-quinone oxidoreductase subunit A produces MQSNQLDYLPILMQAGLAIGFVVLTIIGSSFLGPKRHSKNKDKNFECGIESIGNARIPFSVKYFVVAILFVLFDVEVIFLYPWAINFKELGMEGMVKMVIFMALLLVGFFYIIKKKALEWE; encoded by the coding sequence ATGCAATCCAATCAATTAGATTATTTACCAATCCTAATGCAAGCTGGTTTAGCCATAGGATTTGTAGTCTTAACTATCATTGGCTCAAGTTTTTTGGGACCAAAAAGGCATTCAAAAAATAAAGATAAAAATTTCGAATGCGGAATTGAATCAATAGGAAATGCTCGAATTCCATTTTCTGTAAAATACTTCGTTGTTGCAATTCTTTTTGTTCTTTTTGACGTAGAAGTAATTTTTCTATACCCATGGGCAATCAATTTCAAAGAACTTGGAATGGAAGGAATGGTGAAAATGGTAATCTTTATGGCTCTTTTATTGGTTGGTTTCTTCTACATCATTAAGAAGAAAGCCTTAGAGTGGGAATAA
- a CDS encoding NADH-quinone oxidoreductase subunit C — translation MALETTYIQEKLSSKFGNKVLNFEMQRDIFSFEATSDIIHEVIKTLKEDESLNFHFLTDLAGIHFPDNDDEHQFSVVYQLHNWIENVRIRVRTYLPENPEIQTITDLFLCSNWMEREAWDFYGINFIGHPQLKRILNMDEMVSHPMRKEFPLEDSGRTDKDDRFFGRTVANK, via the coding sequence ATGGCTTTAGAAACAACTTATATACAAGAAAAGCTTTCAAGCAAATTCGGAAACAAAGTATTGAATTTCGAAATGCAAAGAGATATTTTTTCTTTTGAAGCCACTTCAGACATCATTCATGAAGTGATAAAAACATTAAAAGAGGATGAATCTTTAAATTTTCATTTTCTAACGGATTTAGCAGGAATTCATTTTCCAGATAATGACGATGAGCACCAATTTTCAGTTGTATATCAATTACATAATTGGATAGAAAATGTTAGAATAAGAGTTCGAACATACTTGCCTGAAAATCCTGAAATTCAAACAATAACTGATTTGTTTTTATGTTCAAATTGGATGGAAAGAGAAGCTTGGGATTTTTATGGAATCAATTTTATTGGCCATCCTCAATTAAAACGTATTTTAAATATGGATGAAATGGTTTCTCATCCTATGCGAAAAGAATTTCCTCTTGAAGATAGCGGAAGAACAGATAAAGACGACCGATTCTTTGGTAGAACGGTTGCAAATAAATAG
- the nuoD gene encoding NADH dehydrogenase (quinone) subunit D gives MSVESELLLTPEHRFAKIIEQTRNEDGSELSILNLGPTHPATHGIFQNILLMDGERIVDAEPTIGYIHRAFEKIAENRPFYQINVLTDRMNYCSSPINNMAWWMTVEKLLNIEVPKRAQYLRVIVMELARITDHLICNSILGVDTGAYTGFLYVFQFREKVYEIYEEICGARLTTNMGRIGGFEREWSEEAFRKLNVFLEEFPVAWKEFENLFERNRIFIDRTVDVGPISAEKAMQYGFTGPNLRAAGIDYDVRKAAPYSSYDDFEFDVPVGKSGDTYDRFCVRNAEVWESLRIIRQALDKLPEGPIHADVPDYYLPPKEDVYTNMEALIYHFKIVMGEVPVPIDQIYHAVEGGNGELGFYLISDGSRTPYRLKMRRPCYIYYQAYTEMIKGGMLSDAIVILSSLNVIAGELDA, from the coding sequence ATGTCAGTAGAATCAGAATTATTATTAACACCAGAACATCGATTTGCAAAAATAATTGAGCAAACTCGAAATGAAGACGGCAGCGAATTATCGATATTAAACTTAGGGCCAACGCATCCTGCAACTCACGGAATTTTCCAAAACATTCTTTTAATGGATGGAGAGCGAATTGTTGATGCCGAACCGACTATTGGTTATATTCATCGTGCTTTTGAAAAAATTGCTGAAAATCGTCCTTTTTACCAAATCAATGTTTTAACAGATAGAATGAACTATTGTTCATCGCCAATTAATAATATGGCTTGGTGGATGACAGTTGAAAAATTATTAAACATCGAAGTTCCAAAACGTGCTCAATATCTTAGAGTTATCGTAATGGAATTAGCTCGTATTACTGACCATTTGATTTGTAATTCAATCCTAGGTGTTGATACTGGTGCTTACACTGGATTTTTGTATGTATTCCAATTCCGTGAAAAAGTTTATGAAATCTATGAAGAAATTTGTGGTGCTCGTTTAACTACCAATATGGGAAGAATTGGAGGTTTTGAAAGAGAATGGTCTGAAGAAGCATTCAGAAAATTAAATGTTTTCTTAGAAGAATTTCCAGTTGCTTGGAAAGAATTTGAAAATCTTTTTGAAAGAAATAGAATCTTTATCGATAGAACCGTTGATGTTGGTCCAATTTCAGCCGAAAAAGCAATGCAATATGGATTTACTGGACCAAATCTTCGTGCTGCAGGAATAGATTATGACGTTAGAAAAGCGGCTCCGTATTCTTCATATGATGATTTTGAATTTGATGTTCCAGTTGGAAAATCAGGTGATACCTATGATCGTTTTTGCGTAAGAAATGCTGAAGTTTGGGAAAGTTTACGCATTATTCGTCAAGCTTTAGACAAATTACCAGAAGGTCCAATCCATGCTGATGTTCCTGATTATTATTTGCCTCCAAAAGAAGATGTATACACTAATATGGAAGCTTTAATTTATCATTTCAAAATTGTAATGGGTGAAGTTCCTGTTCCAATTGACCAAATTTATCATGCTGTTGAAGGCGGAAATGGTGAATTAGGTTTTTATTTAATTTCAGACGGAAGTAGAACACCATATCGCTTGAAAATGAGAAGACCTTGTTATATTTATTATCAAGCTTACACCGAGATGATTAAAGGCGGAATGTTATCAGATGCCATCGTAATTTTATCAAGTTTAAATGTAATTGCTGGCGAATTAGACGCTTAA